One genomic segment of Vagococcus intermedius includes these proteins:
- the gloA gene encoding lactoylglutathione lyase, producing the protein MKMAHTCVRVKNLEASLEFYQKAFGFEESRRRDFPENNFTLSYLTLPGDDYELELTYNYGHEGYDLGNGYGHIAISSVDLEALHAKQKEAGFNVTDLKALPGVPPSYYFITDPDGYKIEVIREK; encoded by the coding sequence ATGAAAATGGCACATACTTGTGTACGCGTTAAAAATCTAGAGGCTTCTTTAGAATTTTATCAAAAAGCCTTTGGCTTTGAAGAATCACGTCGTCGTGACTTCCCAGAAAACAACTTTACTCTATCTTACCTAACGTTACCTGGTGACGATTACGAATTAGAATTAACTTACAATTATGGTCATGAAGGGTATGATTTAGGAAATGGCTATGGTCATATTGCTATCTCTAGTGTTGATTTAGAAGCCCTACATGCTAAACAAAAAGAAGCTGGATTTAATGTCACTGATTTAAAAGCCTTACCTGGTGTTCCACCTTCATATTACTTTATCACTGACCCTGATGGCTATAAAATTGAAGTAATTCGCGAAAAATAA
- a CDS encoding NUDIX hydrolase, giving the protein MKAFPSKEAEKHYYESDASEADFLEWYSQQDLPTYETPSLTIDNVLLCYNRVEDELKLLLIQRNTHPYRSSWALPGGFVQRNEATEDSCIRETKEETGVYITKDNIEQLHTFSTPNRDPRGWVVTVSYLAFIGEEPLIAGDDAKAAQWFTFKRDGNLLKLENEQHDAIILDLKTNQSIGTETLAFDHDQIILKAFNRVLNKMYHEPKVLQVLGEEFSIAEARKVFAKFLGVDYRTIDHSNFKKSMLDYFVEVAERPTGIGRPSKIYQLLPIND; this is encoded by the coding sequence ATGAAAGCCTTCCCTTCTAAAGAGGCTGAAAAACATTATTATGAAAGTGATGCTTCAGAAGCTGATTTTTTAGAGTGGTATAGTCAACAAGACTTGCCTACCTATGAAACACCTTCTCTTACAATCGATAATGTTTTACTATGCTACAATCGTGTAGAAGATGAATTAAAATTATTACTAATCCAACGAAATACGCATCCCTATCGTTCTTCATGGGCTTTGCCTGGTGGTTTTGTACAGCGTAATGAGGCTACCGAGGACAGTTGTATTCGTGAAACGAAAGAAGAAACTGGGGTTTACATTACTAAAGATAATATTGAACAACTCCATACTTTCAGCACACCTAACCGTGATCCACGAGGATGGGTCGTTACAGTCAGTTATTTAGCATTTATTGGTGAAGAGCCATTAATAGCTGGTGATGACGCCAAAGCTGCCCAATGGTTCACATTTAAACGTGATGGAAATTTGCTAAAACTCGAAAATGAACAACATGATGCCATTATATTAGATTTAAAAACGAACCAATCAATCGGAACTGAGACCTTAGCTTTTGACCATGATCAAATTATTTTAAAAGCCTTCAATCGAGTCTTAAATAAAATGTATCATGAACCAAAAGTCCTACAAGTGTTAGGTGAAGAATTTTCGATTGCTGAAGCTCGTAAAGTATTTGCAAAATTCTTAGGCGTCGATTATCGAACAATTGATCATTCTAATTTCAAAAAATCAATGTTAGATTATTTTGTTGAAGTTGCCGAACGTCCTACAGGAATTGGCCGCCCTTCCAAAATTTATCAATTACTACCAATCAATGATTAA
- the rlmN gene encoding 23S rRNA (adenine(2503)-C(2))-methyltransferase RlmN — protein sequence MLKQSIYGLTVSELQTWFEEHGEKKFRAKQVWDWLYVKRVRKFEEMSNLSKNTINLLEENFDTSPLNQVVVQESADGTIKYLFELSDKNMIETVLMRHEYGLSVCVTTQVGCNIGCTFCASGLLKKQRDLTAGEIVAQIMQVQFFLDERELDERVSHIVVMGIGEPFDNYDNLMTFLHIVNDKNGLGIGARHITVSTSGLIPKIREFADSGLQVNLAISLHAPNNEVRTSIMRINRSNPVEKLMEAVDEYLEKTNRRITFEYIMLSHVNDRPEHAHQLADLLSDKRKLTYVNLIPYNPVSEHDQYSRSTKEDIMAFYDILKKRGVNCVARKEQGTDIDAACGQLRSKQIKKREEK from the coding sequence GTGCTAAAGCAATCAATTTATGGATTAACAGTAAGTGAGCTTCAAACATGGTTTGAAGAACATGGTGAAAAGAAATTTAGAGCAAAACAAGTTTGGGACTGGTTATATGTTAAGCGTGTACGTAAGTTTGAAGAGATGAGTAACTTAAGTAAAAACACGATTAATTTATTAGAAGAAAATTTTGATACAAGTCCCTTAAATCAGGTTGTTGTTCAAGAATCAGCAGATGGGACAATCAAGTATTTATTTGAGTTATCAGATAAAAATATGATTGAAACAGTTTTAATGCGACATGAGTATGGTTTGTCAGTATGTGTGACAACACAAGTAGGTTGTAATATTGGCTGTACATTCTGCGCAAGTGGTTTATTAAAAAAACAGCGTGATTTAACAGCAGGCGAGATTGTAGCACAAATTATGCAAGTTCAATTTTTCTTAGATGAACGTGAATTGGATGAGCGTGTTAGTCATATTGTCGTAATGGGAATCGGAGAACCTTTTGATAATTATGATAATTTAATGACGTTCTTACATATTGTTAACGATAAGAACGGGCTAGGTATCGGTGCTCGTCATATTACGGTTTCGACCAGTGGTTTAATTCCTAAAATTCGTGAATTTGCAGATAGTGGGCTACAAGTTAATTTAGCAATCTCCTTACATGCGCCTAATAACGAAGTCAGAACGTCGATTATGCGTATTAACCGCAGTAACCCTGTTGAAAAATTGATGGAAGCAGTGGATGAGTATTTGGAAAAAACTAATCGTCGGATTACTTTTGAGTATATTATGCTGTCACATGTAAATGATCGACCTGAGCATGCTCACCAGTTAGCTGATTTACTTAGTGACAAACGCAAGTTAACATATGTCAATTTGATTCCATACAATCCAGTAAGTGAACATGATCAGTACAGTCGTAGTACGAAAGAAGATATTATGGCTTTTTATGATATTCTAAAAAAACGTGGTGTCAATTGTGTGGCACGTAAAGAACAAGGAACGGATATTGATGCTGCTTGTGGTCAATTGCGTAGTAAGCAAATTAAAAAAAGAGAAGAAAAATAA
- a CDS encoding YrvL family regulatory protein, producing the protein MPVRFKKLSSGFIFMILSSCILLFLMMTLGGLLQLLGADYHSKIDLLLFLMIFIAVSFVIDNILEKLVKFIFPEGRVSRSKSFGIYLVLSFLGECSLLYTMDQFVPSVTLPPFSIVIFGLLGIVFAIMLDVTSEEE; encoded by the coding sequence ATGCCAGTTCGATTTAAAAAGCTTAGTAGTGGTTTTATATTTATGATATTAAGTAGTTGTATCTTGTTATTTTTAATGATGACCTTGGGTGGTCTCTTACAATTATTAGGTGCAGATTACCATTCTAAGATAGATTTATTATTATTTCTAATGATTTTTATTGCGGTTAGTTTTGTCATTGATAATATTTTAGAGAAATTAGTTAAATTTATTTTTCCAGAAGGAAGGGTATCAAGAAGTAAATCGTTTGGAATATATTTGGTCTTGAGTTTTTTAGGTGAGTGTTCCTTACTATATACAATGGATCAATTTGTTCCAAGCGTCACTTTACCCCCGTTTAGTATTGTTATTTTTGGTCTATTGGGTATCGTGTTTGCTATTATGTTGGATGTTACCAGTGAAGAAGAGTAG